ACAGCGACTTGCTGTCAAGTTGCGTTTTATCGTGAATCGTACGAGGAGCGACATAACATTCGCATCCGATAATTGGCTTGATCCCGGCTTTTTTGGCCTTTTCATAAAATTCGATGACACCGAACATGGTGCCGTGATCGGTAATGGAAACTGAGTCCATTCCGTATTCCTTGGCCCGTTTCAACAGCGGATCGATCCGAATAGCGCCATCCAGCAGGCTGTACTGCGTGTGAATGTGAAGATGTACAAAAGGTATGGATGTATCGGTCATGGTATTGGTTAATCGGTTGATCAGTTAATTAATCGGTTAGTTTCCATCCATAAATGGCCGTCTCGGAGTCTGCACTTATCGACCCGATCTCTGGATTGGAAACATGCTTTAGTGCCAATCCGGTAAAAAAAATTATGGATGAGAACCAGTTAATCAGTTAATCAGGCATCAAAATTCCTGATTAACTGATTCCTGAGCGCCTTAGTCCAGACGATAATTGGGGGCTTCTTTGGTGATGATCACATCATGGACATGGCTTTCTCTCATTCCCGCCGCTGTGATTTTTATAAACATTGCCTTTTGTCTCAATTCCTCAATTGTACTGGAACCTACGTATCCCATTCCGGCCTTCAGACCGCCGATCAACTGGAAGACATTTTCGGTTAAAGAACCACGATAAGGGACCCGTCCCACGATTCCTTCCGGAACCAGTTTATCATCCCCGGGATCATCACCCTGATAATACCGATCCTTGCTGCCCTGTTTCATGGCTTCCAAAGACCCCATGCCTCGATAGACTTTATAGCTTCGCCCCTGAAAAATTATGATTTCACCGGGGCTTTCCTCGGCTCCGGCAAACAGGCCTCCGATCATGACCACATGTGCTCCGGCACCAATTGCCTTGGTAATGTCTCCGGAAAATTTAATTCCACCGTCTGCAATCAACGGCACTCCGGTTTTATTGGAGATGTTCCGGCAATTCATTATCGCTGTTATCTGAGGCACGCCAACGCCCCCCACGATGCGGGTTGTACAAATGGAACCGGGACCGATACCTACCTTCAGCCCGTCTACTCCGGCCTTTATCAGATCTTCCGCGCCTTTTTCCGTCGCCACATTTCCGGCTATCAATTCTATATCATCAAACGAGGCTTTTAACGTCTTTACCGCATCCACCACATTCATGGAATGGCCGTGAGAAGTATCAATCAGCAGGACATCGGCGCCGGCACGTAAAAGAGCCTCCGCTCTCGGCAGCATGTCCGGGCCAACGCCCACGGCTGCTCCGACACGCAGTCTTCCCCTGCTGTCTTTACAGGCATTTGGATATTTTTTTATCTTCTCGATATCCTTTATAGTTATCATACCGGTCAGCTGGCCATGCTTATCTACCACCAGAAGTTTTTCAATCCGGTGCTTGTGCAGCAGTTTTTTCGATTCCTCCAGGGATATCCCCTCGTTAACCGTAACGAGGTTGTCTTTTGTCATGACCTCGGAGATCGGTTTTTCCAGATTGGTTTCAAATCTGAGGTCACGATTTGTCACAATCCCCACCAGTTTTTTGCCTTCAGTCACCGGAACACCTGAAATCCGGTATTGCTCCATAAGCTTGAGCACATCACTGACGGACTGGTGCGGACGAATCGTTACAGGATCAATAATCATCCCGCTTTCAGACTTCTTGACCTTATCCACTTCCTTTGCCTGGTTTTCAATATTGATATTGCGATGGACAAACCCTATACCGCCCGACCGCGCCATGCTTATCGCGGCACGTGCCTCGGTAACAGTATCCATTGCAGCGCTGACAATCGGAATATTAAGGCTG
This genomic stretch from Desulfobacterales bacterium harbors:
- the guaB gene encoding IMP dehydrogenase, which encodes MSHKPLEEAYSFDDVLLLPNYSEILPKDIDTRTRLTKNLSLNIPIVSAAMDTVTEARAAISMARSGGIGFVHRNINIENQAKEVDKVKKSESGMIIDPVTIRPHQSVSDVLKLMEQYRISGVPVTEGKKLVGIVTNRDLRFETNLEKPISEVMTKDNLVTVNEGISLEESKKLLHKHRIEKLLVVDKHGQLTGMITIKDIEKIKKYPNACKDSRGRLRVGAAVGVGPDMLPRAEALLRAGADVLLIDTSHGHSMNVVDAVKTLKASFDDIELIAGNVATEKGAEDLIKAGVDGLKVGIGPGSICTTRIVGGVGVPQITAIMNCRNISNKTGVPLIADGGIKFSGDITKAIGAGAHVVMIGGLFAGAEESPGEIIIFQGRSYKVYRGMGSLEAMKQGSKDRYYQGDDPGDDKLVPEGIVGRVPYRGSLTENVFQLIGGLKAGMGYVGSSTIEELRQKAMFIKITAAGMRESHVHDVIITKEAPNYRLD